GAGCACGTGCATGTACAATTAACTTGTTGAGGACCAGTAGTCCTTCCTGTAATTTGATCAAAATTGTACTGTAAATAAAATCTAAAGCAGAGTAACTGCAATGGCAAAATGCAGCAGCAGGGGATCAGTACTATACAGATTTACAGAGCGATTTGTTGGCATGGTGGGCTCAAAAGAAATGCACGTGCTGCCTGTGAGGCATTAGCGTTTGTGCAGCATGAGTGCATCATATACTCAACAGCAATTAGATTAAAGATGTCATCAGCATCACCTTGGGGAACATTAATCGATTCTCTCAACAGCAATTAGATTAAAGATATCATCAGCATCACAATTAGATTAACAGCAATTAGATTAACAGCATGAGTGCAAGTTGTAAAGCCCAGTAATGGCTAGCTGCTATACACATGGTGACTTTTATTATTGGTTCCGTCGTCTGTGGATAAGAAAGATGACACCAAATCGATTCTCTCAACAAGTCAGAGCCGCCGCTGGCGCTGCAATTCGTCAGCCAGCTTCTTCGTCAGTAGTTGGTCCCAGAGCTGATGCGAGGATAGTACTATGCGAACGAAGAGTAATCAACACAGGACAGCTCAATGCGAGGATAGTAAGAGTGAGGGGTACGCACCAGCCACTCCTTGTGCCCCTGCGCACCCTCGGGGTCCCAGAGCTTGACGGCGTTGTCCTGCGGCTTGAACCCCTTCTTGACGCCCTCGTCAGCGAATCCCTTGTACACGGTGATGGTGGTGCTCTTGAGTATGAAGCGCTTGAAGCACGGGAACGGCGGGCTCTGCACGTCCCCAAAGTTGTCGGCGGTGAGgtcggcggcggtgctccggatCTCGACGGAGACGGCACAGGGGTGGCGGGAGATCTCGTCCCGGCGAGGACGACGCCGGTGGGATCTCGGCCCGCACAGGGGTGGCGCCGTCACCCTGGATCTCGGCTCGGCGAGGACGGCGCCGGCGGGATCTCGACTGCGAGGTGGGAACCTTCAATGGATGAAGGGCATAACTGTCATTTCATTGTTTCCTTAATTTTTTGATTCTGGTCGGAAACGTCAGGATTTTccgaacggagggagtatgttGCTAGAGGTTGGACCTCTTACCACCTTGCTTATGTTCATTTATCTATACCTAGGATACGGTGTATCTACACCCACAATGAACTTCTGGTCAGGTAATTAAAATTGGGTAAATTATTGGTATCCTATCTTGAGGGGATCATGTTAGCGGAAATACCTTGTAAGGGTGCACCAACTGGGACAAGTAAAAAATGACTACTTTCCAGTAGCACATGAAACGTTATCGTGCCGAGTTTGTATTATCTCTTTATTAACATTCTACATTTATTCTTTACACCTGTTCATGCTTCTCCTTTATCTTTCTTAGTATTTCCATGTGTAGTCAATCGGATTGGAGCCTAACGTAGAAATATCAAATATAAACTAGAAAAGGGGGAGAGTAGAAATACTAGAAAAAAACTTATAGCAGATTTAGAAtaaattttctatgattttcaaTACATTTTGACCCAGTTAGTTTTAGGAACTCTAATTTGATCTTTTTATGGCATCGCAGTCCTTTAATTTAGACATGGCCTAACACTTTGCACGACTTTTTTTTTATGTAGTAGAGTATAAATACTAGAACAAAACTTATAGCACATTTAGAATAAATTGCCTATGATTTTTAATACATTTTGATCCAGTTAGTTTATGAAACTCCTATATGATCTTTCTATGGCATTTCTCAGTCCTTTACATATAGCCTAATAGTCTGCAAGATTGTCTACCGCTATACTAaagggggtgtttggtttgAGAAATGAGATCATCCATATCACTCCACAAATTCAACACCTCTTCGTCATATGTACATAATGTGTTCATTCATCAGCACCTCTTCCTCATATGTACATAATTATTActaaaaaatataaatattggGAACAGAATCATCCTATGAAATTCATGGGATGAACTCTCCATTGACTATCCCATTTCTGATGAGGTGATTTCTCAAACCAGATAAACCATAAGTAAAACAGGTTGTGGTTGTATACGTATAGACATGAAAGGTCCCTCCATTTGATTATTTCAACAGCTTGTTTATCAATAGGAAAAATAGAGCAATAATCTTGTTTCCTGCCATTTTATTGTTAGTTACTCGTTCCGTTCCATATTATAATTCACTTTGCTTTGTTCTAATCAAGCTTATCTAATTTGAAAAAATTCATACAAAATATAATGATATCTATAATAGCAAATAAATGCACTATCAAGGCATATTTTATGGTGAATTCAATGGAACCTAGATAGTGTAGATATTGTGCATTTTTTATAAACTTGATCATGGAGTGAACTATTTTTAAACGGAGAGAGTAACCGGTACTATTTCTGATCCAAAATATAATCCAACTTAGGATTATTGTAGATCACTAGGAAATATGTCCGTGCATTACCGCGGTTGAAGATCCTGTAAGTTGTAAGTATTGTGTGACCACACCTCTGGTCTACCTTTACTGTTGTTATGTCGTCAATGTATGAGCTCACATCTTGGCCAATGACCTAGTAGTGTCATGTAGCGCCCTAGCTGCACCATCACTAGGCCAGACACGTGATGCAATCAACACGAGTTGGAAAAGGATCACATGGGATAGATATGGCGGCGCTACTTAAGGACAGACGCGGGGGTCGTGGCTTCTTTTTCATACGATGGGTTTTCTTCTTCAACATGAATTTTGTTGTGCTTTCACGTTCTCATTGTATTCGAGTCCAAGCTATAATATAGTGTTGTTTTTCGGTTCTCATTTTATTTGGGGCCACCCGTTGGGGATATATGTTGAACCAAACCAAAATTTGTAAAATCGAATCAAAATTTTTTGTGGAAATGTTACGTGCTTTAAAAATAGGTAAGGATAAAGATAAACTTATATTCACTTTTTTAATAAAAATCGTAGCTTTAGTGTCACGTAGCATATGTATCCCTAGAGTCTAGCCCCATGATatttagtttttttttaaaaaaaatggaaACGTCTCCGGCTTCTGCAACACCCGGTGATATTTAGTGTGCAAGTGTGTTGTGATGTGTGGGAATGATTTGAGAACTCTCGACGTGTTGATATGAATTACTCCTCCTCATCAAAGAGGGAGAGCAGGCGAAGATACGTACGCATACCATGCAGCGGCGGAGACGGAGGATTTGGCGGCCGTCGCCGACAGCTGGTTCCTCCAGTTCTTGTCGACGTTGTTGGAGATCTCTCCTGGAGCCTGTCCTTGATGGCGTCTATCTTCTCCCTGAGTCGTGTCGGACGGCGACCTGCGTGGTCAGGGTGGTGGCGACCCAGAgccagcggccggcggcgagggcggtcGAGGTCCACCTTGCGGAGGAACTCGTCGAGCACGTCCTCGGCGTCGTGCGCCACGTCCCGCGTCTGCCGCACCCACAGCGCCACGTAGTTATTGGCGCGCTTGCGCCGCTCCTGGTCGGCGTGCTGGATGAAGGTCTGGAT
The genomic region above belongs to Panicum hallii strain FIL2 chromosome 4, PHallii_v3.1, whole genome shotgun sequence and contains:
- the LOC112890314 gene encoding uncharacterized protein LOC112890314, whose translation is MAAESITFVLNRLADQAVKEAALALLRGVDRTCGKHADQERRKRANNYVALWVRQTRDVAHDAEDVLDEFLRKAPGEISNNVDKNWRNQLSATAAKSSVSAAAWFPPRSRDPAGAVLAEPRSRVTAPPLCGPRSHRRRPRRDEISRHPCAVSVEIRSTAADLTADNFGDVQSPPFPCFKRFILKSTTITVYKGFADEGVKKGFKPQDNAVKLWDPEGAQGHKEWLEIYSLMGSRKHFIPPLLSNHQSDSNVASLSAIAACRCEELLRVVQEEKIGDNGPATSSSSRTPRFPKTCVSDTIVHTRLYVDILDQFKRIIFLSLLFLQGFARKAHEHKKKITRDNAFT